One stretch of Thermanaerosceptrum fracticalcis DNA includes these proteins:
- a CDS encoding Rne/Rng family ribonuclease, with protein sequence MYREILVQVAEEETKVAVLEEGQLVEIYVERALNQRLVGNIYKGVVHNVLPGMQATFVDIGLEKNAFLYVEDALANVLWQDEEHVPVRDGVRPNIRDIVKEGQEIVVQIAKEPVGTKGARVTTQITLPGRYLVLMPTVDYTGISRRIEEDEERERLKAIAEEIKPPNMGVIVRTVAEGSLREDLEQDIKSLLKIWQRIKNKAQTVSAPALLHKDLELVQRILRDVFTDDVQRLSVNSRPVFEKIIDFLEATETHLKGKVFLSDTNNLFEKYAIDHELAQALKRKVWLKSGGYLVIDQTEALTAIDVNTGKFVGSTDLADTVLKTNLEAALEIARQLRLRNIGGIIIIDFIDMTDPHHKERVLKVLEEELKKDKVKAHILGITPLGLVEMTRKKVRQSLSSTLEKCCPYCEGKGTVLSEETVLLSLKNELKEVAARTTSDTLLVETHPHVTALLTGAGARELRNLEQRLGKRIIVKNKEQFHLGHYEVKTQYP encoded by the coding sequence ATGTACAGAGAAATACTCGTACAAGTCGCAGAAGAGGAAACGAAAGTAGCTGTGCTGGAAGAGGGACAGCTGGTGGAAATCTATGTGGAACGGGCCCTCAACCAGCGTTTGGTGGGCAATATTTACAAGGGTGTGGTACATAATGTACTGCCTGGCATGCAGGCTACCTTTGTCGATATCGGGCTGGAGAAGAATGCTTTCTTGTATGTGGAAGACGCTCTGGCTAATGTCCTATGGCAAGATGAGGAGCATGTTCCTGTAAGAGATGGGGTACGTCCCAATATTCGCGATATCGTCAAAGAAGGACAGGAGATTGTGGTCCAGATTGCCAAGGAACCGGTGGGTACCAAAGGGGCCAGGGTTACCACCCAAATTACATTGCCAGGACGCTACCTGGTACTCATGCCTACCGTGGATTATACGGGTATTTCCAGGAGAATTGAGGAAGATGAGGAAAGAGAGAGGCTCAAGGCCATTGCCGAAGAGATTAAGCCTCCCAACATGGGGGTTATCGTCCGTACCGTTGCCGAGGGTTCCCTCCGAGAAGACCTGGAGCAGGATATCAAAAGCTTGCTGAAAATCTGGCAGCGTATCAAAAACAAGGCCCAAACCGTTTCGGCGCCGGCTCTCTTACATAAAGATTTAGAACTGGTCCAGCGCATTTTGCGCGATGTCTTTACTGATGATGTCCAGCGTTTAAGCGTGAATTCCCGTCCTGTCTTTGAAAAGATTATTGATTTCTTGGAAGCCACGGAAACCCATCTTAAAGGGAAGGTATTTTTAAGTGATACCAACAATCTTTTTGAAAAATATGCCATCGACCATGAGTTAGCCCAGGCCCTTAAGAGAAAAGTATGGCTCAAAAGCGGGGGCTATCTGGTGATTGACCAAACGGAAGCTCTCACGGCTATCGATGTGAATACGGGAAAATTCGTGGGCAGTACGGATTTAGCCGATACTGTTCTGAAAACGAATTTGGAAGCTGCCCTGGAAATAGCCCGGCAGCTGCGTTTACGAAATATTGGCGGTATTATAATCATTGATTTCATCGATATGACGGATCCCCACCACAAAGAACGGGTACTTAAGGTCCTGGAGGAGGAATTGAAAAAAGACAAGGTTAAAGCCCACATTTTGGGCATTACTCCCCTGGGGCTGGTAGAAATGACCCGTAAAAAGGTGCGGCAATCCCTTTCCAGTACTTTGGAAAAATGCTGCCCCTATTGTGAAGGGAAGGGAACGGTACTTTCCGAAGAGACCGTCCTCCTTTCCCTCAAGAATGAATTAAAAGAAGTGGCAGCCCGGACAACCTCCGATACTCTCCTGGTGGAAACTCATCCTCATGTGACGGCACTCCTGACCGGTGCAGGAGCCAGGGAACTGAGGAACCTGGAACAACGACTGGGCAAACGGATCATTGTTAAAAACAAAGAACAATTTCATTTAGGGCATTATGAGGTGAAAACACAGTATCCTTGA
- the rplU gene encoding 50S ribosomal protein L21: MYAIIETGGKQFKVQEGDVLNVEKLQAAEGETVEITKVLAVVKDGEVVVGTPVVPGAKAVLKVLKHGKGDKIIVFKYKPKKNYRKTQGHRQPFTKVVVEKIMA; encoded by the coding sequence ATGTACGCAATTATTGAAACCGGTGGTAAGCAGTTTAAGGTACAGGAAGGCGACGTTCTGAACGTAGAAAAACTTCAGGCTGCTGAAGGCGAAACTGTGGAAATTACCAAAGTCTTAGCCGTTGTTAAAGATGGCGAGGTTGTTGTAGGTACTCCCGTAGTACCGGGCGCTAAGGCTGTTTTAAAGGTTTTAAAGCATGGCAAGGGTGACAAGATTATCGTTTTCAAATATAAGCCCAAGAAAAACTACCGTAAAACCCAGGGCCATCGTCAACCCTTTACGAAAGTTGTTGTAGAAAAAATCATGGCTTAA
- a CDS encoding ribosomal-processing cysteine protease Prp: MIHADIYFDGSLLKGFIIKGHAGMAESGKDIVCASVSALAQTTLLGLDAYLTVKPRWQLDDEGYIECWLPEGLAPEEMTKAQVIMHTMELGLLCIEESYGQYLKVSKRRWTKCC, encoded by the coding sequence ATGATACACGCGGATATTTATTTTGACGGTTCCCTGTTGAAGGGTTTCATCATTAAAGGTCATGCCGGCATGGCGGAATCAGGGAAGGATATTGTATGCGCCAGCGTTTCAGCCCTCGCCCAGACAACCCTTCTCGGGTTAGACGCCTATTTGACGGTGAAGCCGAGATGGCAGCTTGATGACGAGGGTTACATAGAATGCTGGTTACCGGAAGGCTTAGCTCCTGAGGAAATGACGAAAGCCCAGGTAATCATGCATACTATGGAACTTGGACTTCTATGTATTGAAGAAAGTTATGGACAGTATCTGAAGGTCAGCAAGAGGAGGTGGACCAAATGCTGTTAA
- the rpmA gene encoding 50S ribosomal protein L27 codes for MLKMNLQLFAHKKGVGSSRNGRDSEAKRLGVKRFDGQFVTAGNILVRQRGTKIHPGENVGIGKDDTLFALIDGYVKFERKGKEKKQVSIYSEAVM; via the coding sequence CTGTTAAAAATGAACCTGCAACTTTTTGCTCACAAAAAAGGGGTGGGCAGTTCACGTAACGGACGGGACAGCGAGGCTAAACGCCTTGGTGTGAAACGTTTTGACGGGCAGTTTGTTACTGCCGGTAATATCCTGGTTAGACAAAGAGGTACTAAAATCCATCCCGGTGAAAACGTGGGCATTGGTAAGGATGATACACTCTTTGCCCTGATCGACGGATATGTGAAGTTTGAACGTAAAGGGAAAGAAAAGAAACAAGTGAGCATTTATTCCGAAGCAGTTATGTAA
- a CDS encoding Spo0B domain-containing protein — protein MAELDYLEKLLEAQKIIRHDCMNHFQVVHGYLQIGRPETAREYLMKATKSFQRYSVLGKICLPQLQAYLTWALASLGEQGDFLTIQVEDSLEAWKEDDGEVAEVISALFEPLLKDLPQQQVQCQMLIGGKEYTHIHLLVHGQEYLVKEYAGRIKAWSEARHFRNFTVRSELTDVLRIQVGKETNNYGNNRQ, from the coding sequence GTGGCAGAACTGGACTATTTGGAAAAATTACTGGAAGCCCAGAAAATCATACGGCATGACTGTATGAATCATTTTCAGGTGGTTCACGGATACCTGCAAATTGGGCGGCCTGAAACAGCCCGGGAATATCTGATGAAAGCGACGAAGTCTTTTCAGCGCTATAGTGTGCTGGGGAAAATATGTTTACCACAGCTTCAGGCCTACCTAACCTGGGCTTTGGCTTCTTTGGGCGAACAGGGTGATTTTTTAACAATCCAGGTAGAAGACAGCCTGGAGGCCTGGAAAGAGGACGACGGGGAGGTAGCGGAAGTTATCTCTGCTTTGTTTGAGCCGCTGCTTAAGGATCTTCCCCAGCAACAAGTACAGTGTCAAATGTTAATCGGTGGGAAAGAATATACACACATTCACCTCCTCGTCCATGGACAGGAGTACCTGGTTAAGGAATATGCGGGAAGGATTAAAGCCTGGAGCGAGGCCCGACACTTTAGGAATTTTACGGTCCGGAGTGAGCTTACCGATGTCTTAAGAATTCAGGTAGGAAAAGAAACCAACAATTACGGTAATAATAGACAGTGA
- the obgE gene encoding GTPase ObgE, producing the protein MFYDYAKIYVKGGDGGNGIVAFRREKYIPEGGPAGGDGGQGGSVILEADEGLRTLVDFRYKRHFKAPRGQNGMSKNMHGADGEDLIVKVPIGTVVKVAETHETIADLSQQGQRFVVAKGGRGGRGNARFANPVNRVPEVAENGEPGEEKWLELELKLLADVGLIGYPNVGKSTIISHVSAAKPKIADYHFTTIDPNLGVVRLEEGKSFVLVDIPGLVEGASEGVGLGHRFLRHVERTRLLLHVLDISGSEGRDPLEDYKIINQELEKYNPVLSMRQQIIVANKMDLTGAVENLERLREALGEEHEIYPVSAVTGEGLKPLMFRAGQLLEEIPETPLFIEEEGLKITKVAGGPPFEVEYNDDGAWVVSGPEIDRLAQKTDFSNEAAVRRFLFNLRRMGVEKTLREKGAKDGDVVRIKDLEFDFVD; encoded by the coding sequence ATGTTTTATGATTATGCCAAGATTTATGTAAAGGGTGGGGACGGCGGTAACGGTATCGTCGCTTTTCGCCGGGAAAAATACATACCGGAAGGGGGACCTGCCGGCGGTGACGGAGGTCAGGGCGGCAGTGTGATCCTGGAAGCTGATGAAGGTTTACGTACCCTGGTAGACTTTCGTTATAAACGCCATTTCAAAGCTCCCCGGGGCCAGAATGGTATGAGTAAAAACATGCACGGTGCTGATGGAGAAGATTTAATTGTTAAAGTACCCATAGGAACAGTGGTGAAAGTAGCTGAAACCCACGAAACCATAGCCGACCTGTCCCAGCAGGGACAGCGCTTTGTTGTAGCCAAAGGTGGACGCGGGGGCAGGGGTAATGCCCGCTTTGCCAATCCCGTGAACAGGGTTCCCGAAGTGGCCGAAAATGGCGAACCCGGGGAAGAAAAGTGGTTGGAATTAGAGCTGAAACTGCTGGCAGATGTTGGTTTAATCGGTTATCCTAACGTCGGCAAGTCTACCATCATCTCTCATGTCTCTGCTGCTAAACCGAAAATTGCTGATTATCATTTTACTACTATTGACCCTAATTTAGGTGTGGTTAGACTGGAAGAAGGCAAGAGCTTTGTTTTGGTGGATATTCCCGGTTTAGTAGAGGGAGCCAGTGAAGGAGTGGGTTTGGGACACCGCTTCCTGCGCCATGTGGAGAGAACCAGGCTTCTTTTGCATGTTTTAGATATCTCTGGCTCTGAAGGTCGTGATCCCCTGGAAGATTATAAAATAATTAATCAGGAATTAGAGAAATATAATCCGGTTTTAAGCATGCGCCAGCAAATCATCGTGGCCAATAAAATGGATCTGACAGGTGCCGTGGAAAACTTGGAAAGATTAAGAGAAGCCTTGGGTGAGGAACATGAAATCTATCCTGTCTCCGCCGTCACGGGGGAGGGGCTCAAGCCTCTGATGTTCCGGGCCGGTCAGTTATTGGAGGAGATTCCGGAAACTCCGCTTTTCATTGAAGAAGAAGGCTTAAAAATTACGAAGGTAGCAGGAGGACCGCCCTTCGAGGTCGAATATAATGATGATGGTGCATGGGTTGTTTCTGGCCCGGAAATTGATAGATTAGCGCAAAAAACAGATTTTTCCAATGAAGCGGCAGTGAGGCGTTTTTTGTTCAATTTGCGTAGAATGGGTGTAGAAAAAACCCTGCGGGAAAAAGGGGCTAAGGATGGTGATGTGGTTCGTATTAAGGATCTAGAGTTTGATTTTGTTGATTAA
- a CDS encoding metal-dependent hydrolase yields the protein MDTLTHALTAIGLTQLAHLSPQVAQDPVTQKAIFWATMAGSQAPDLDIFFRFKGETAYLKHHRGFSHSLMAQFLIPGVTTLVLKIIFPSVSPLLVFLWALAATVLHVFFDLLTSYGTQAFFPFSPTKLAWDVLMIIEVPILLLLGAGFVLTWRGYPPGWVFLGVFSLILIYILVRLYTRRKLYLLLVEHFAPGIDALSLVPTLNFSKWDFIVEKKEKYYTGRASLPSTLQVEGVYYKNSVPPGLLNIALQAEPIQAFQDFARHPMITYKTCSEGHEVKFTDLRYRFRDYHPFFATVTLNQNLQITGACLGKKYPRRAAGQPALSAIRHPTSE from the coding sequence TTGGACACACTGACACATGCGTTAACGGCCATAGGTCTTACTCAGCTGGCCCATTTATCACCCCAGGTGGCTCAGGATCCTGTAACCCAAAAAGCTATCTTTTGGGCAACTATGGCTGGCTCCCAGGCGCCGGACCTTGACATCTTTTTTCGTTTTAAGGGAGAAACTGCTTATCTTAAACACCACCGGGGCTTCTCCCATTCCCTCATGGCCCAGTTTTTGATTCCCGGTGTAACTACCCTAGTCTTAAAAATAATCTTTCCTTCTGTTTCCCCTCTCCTTGTCTTTCTATGGGCACTGGCAGCTACCGTCCTCCATGTCTTTTTTGACCTGTTAACATCCTACGGAACGCAGGCCTTCTTTCCCTTTTCCCCTACGAAATTGGCCTGGGATGTCCTGATGATTATTGAAGTACCTATACTCCTTCTCCTGGGTGCAGGCTTTGTCCTTACCTGGCGGGGTTATCCTCCCGGTTGGGTTTTCTTAGGAGTTTTCTCGCTAATCCTCATTTATATTCTGGTCCGCCTCTATACACGCAGGAAACTCTACCTTCTCCTGGTAGAGCATTTTGCTCCCGGTATTGACGCTTTAAGTCTCGTTCCCACCTTAAATTTTTCGAAATGGGATTTTATCGTGGAAAAAAAGGAGAAGTATTATACGGGAAGGGCCAGTTTACCCTCTACCCTCCAGGTAGAAGGGGTATATTATAAAAACAGCGTTCCGCCTGGCCTATTGAATATCGCCCTGCAAGCCGAACCTATCCAGGCTTTTCAGGATTTTGCCCGTCATCCCATGATAACTTATAAAACTTGTTCAGAGGGACATGAAGTAAAATTTACGGACCTGCGCTATCGTTTCCGGGATTATCATCCCTTTTTTGCTACAGTGACCCTGAACCAAAACCTGCAGATTACCGGAGCCTGTCTGGGCAAAAAGTATCCTAGGAGAGCCGCTGGACAACCTGCGCTTTCCGCCATCCGCCATCCGACATCCGAATAA
- a CDS encoding C-GCAxxG-C-C family (seleno)protein: MLEQDLVTKAKDLAAANFKEKMNCAESVFSALRGVGLIDCPAETVALATGFGGGIGLTGYACGALLGAVLAVSSVYGRKNPLEGSTGEERLQKLYGKPGIYRLFNSMPQQFQARMGAVNCRELCAPYEWQSKERNLNCRKAVETAVEIAVEHILAGRTDGLMRTFGPNVAGAE; encoded by the coding sequence ATGTTGGAACAGGATTTGGTAACGAAGGCCAAAGATTTGGCGGCAGCCAACTTTAAGGAAAAGATGAACTGCGCAGAATCTGTCTTTTCTGCCCTACGTGGTGTAGGGTTAATCGATTGTCCGGCGGAGACAGTAGCCCTGGCAACCGGCTTCGGTGGTGGGATAGGCTTGACGGGGTATGCTTGTGGGGCACTGCTGGGAGCCGTGCTGGCTGTGAGCAGTGTCTATGGTCGGAAGAACCCCTTGGAAGGCAGTACAGGAGAAGAGAGATTGCAAAAACTTTATGGAAAACCGGGGATTTACCGCCTTTTTAATTCCATGCCCCAGCAATTCCAGGCCCGTATGGGAGCCGTAAACTGCCGGGAGCTATGTGCGCCTTATGAATGGCAGAGTAAGGAAAGGAATCTAAACTGTCGTAAGGCTGTGGAGACGGCGGTGGAAATCGCGGTAGAGCACATCCTGGCCGGTAGAACGGACGGGTTAATGCGTACTTTTGGACCGAATGTGGCCGGGGCCGAATAG
- a CDS encoding DUF6036 family nucleotidyltransferase has translation MEELKRKLTEILSNQDSIMRRIGVVAILTQAFKKYFIIPVIVGGFAVELWTMGKYATMDIDLIADGIAEYGSILRELGFKNKGGVWTYPGSDIVIEFPKPPLDGDYSRLQPLEFEDFQLYVLGIEDIILDRVSAAKHWQDLSSKEWATYLIAAHYDKIDWTYCERKAEEKQIIEMLQEIKTEAQNLNKG, from the coding sequence ATGGAAGAGCTAAAACGGAAACTCACTGAGATTCTATCCAATCAAGACAGTATAATGCGCCGGATTGGTGTAGTGGCAATATTAACTCAGGCTTTTAAGAAATATTTTATCATTCCTGTCATAGTAGGCGGATTTGCAGTAGAGCTGTGGACCATGGGCAAGTATGCCACCATGGATATTGATTTAATTGCCGATGGTATAGCTGAATACGGTTCTATCTTACGTGAACTGGGTTTTAAGAATAAGGGTGGTGTTTGGACCTATCCCGGAAGTGATATTGTCATTGAGTTCCCAAAGCCTCCATTGGATGGTGATTACTCCAGGTTACAACCCCTTGAATTTGAAGATTTCCAGCTCTATGTTTTGGGCATCGAAGACATTATTTTAGATAGAGTTTCTGCTGCCAAACACTGGCAGGATTTGTCAAGTAAGGAGTGGGCCACTTATCTAATAGCCGCACACTACGATAAGATTGATTGGACCTATTGTGAAAGAAAGGCCGAAGAAAAACAAATTATTGAGATGCTTCAAGAAATCAAAACAGAAGCACAAAACCTTAATAAAGGATAG
- a CDS encoding metal-dependent hydrolase, whose amino-acid sequence MDPLTHAIVGMALGAQSGGGVSLANGALMAAALGAVAPDLDVVAQFWGDLAYLKQHRGFSHSLPGLTGIALVVGGLLSPFYHDVFFLNLVGWAFVGGFSHTILDLFNSYGVQIFWPFSRKMYTASLLMIFDPILMTLCFTAIILGARGVKSPWLGGIFVIYLGVRWVMRMWATHLVKKRLSRHYHEIKVVTMPSLNSLFKWDFIARVPGRNIVGSVDLLRKRLKILRRLHYIKEDMKKILVNSCLGRHFQQFTPFFHVFYEKHEDKVIGRFMDLRYYVKDRFLHNGMIVMNEDLDVEEAVFQPYSLSRRVYLSD is encoded by the coding sequence ATGGATCCACTTACACATGCTATTGTGGGTATGGCATTGGGTGCCCAATCGGGCGGCGGGGTATCCCTGGCTAACGGCGCTTTGATGGCGGCAGCGCTGGGGGCGGTAGCGCCGGATTTGGACGTGGTGGCCCAGTTTTGGGGGGATTTGGCATATTTAAAACAGCACCGGGGCTTTTCCCATTCCCTGCCGGGACTTACGGGTATTGCTTTAGTGGTAGGTGGACTGCTGAGTCCTTTTTACCATGACGTATTCTTCCTGAACCTGGTGGGCTGGGCTTTTGTGGGAGGTTTTTCCCATACCATCTTGGATTTGTTTAACTCTTACGGGGTGCAGATTTTTTGGCCGTTCAGCAGAAAAATGTATACGGCCAGCCTTTTGATGATTTTTGATCCTATACTCATGACTCTTTGCTTTACGGCTATAATTTTAGGAGCACGCGGTGTTAAATCTCCCTGGTTAGGTGGAATTTTTGTTATTTATCTTGGGGTTCGCTGGGTGATGCGCATGTGGGCCACCCACCTGGTCAAGAAGCGTCTCTCGCGGCATTATCACGAAATTAAAGTGGTGACCATGCCTTCCCTAAACAGTCTTTTCAAATGGGATTTTATTGCCCGTGTACCCGGGAGAAACATTGTGGGTAGTGTGGACCTCCTGAGAAAGCGCCTAAAAATCCTGCGCAGGCTTCACTACATCAAAGAAGACATGAAGAAAATTCTGGTGAACTCCTGCCTGGGCAGGCACTTCCAGCAATTTACGCCTTTCTTCCATGTATTTTACGAAAAGCATGAAGATAAAGTCATTGGTCGTTTCATGGATTTGCGTTATTACGTGAAAGATAGATTCCTCCATAATGGTATGATTGTCATGAACGAGGACCTGGATGTGGAGGAGGCTGTCTTCCAGCCCTACAGCCTCTCCCGCCGTGTTTATCTCTCCGATTAA
- a CDS encoding DUF1657 domain-containing protein, translating into MTIGTKMHQTLATLESAAANMKSFALDTEDKTAKQMFAQYAQQLESICQGMSARCDYIEQQEPQYKVFNQAMQPQQQQQNNQQKNAVKTRLQ; encoded by the coding sequence ATGACAATTGGTACAAAAATGCACCAGACCTTGGCAACTTTAGAATCTGCAGCGGCTAATATGAAATCTTTTGCCCTGGACACCGAAGACAAGACCGCCAAGCAAATGTTTGCTCAGTATGCCCAGCAGTTAGAAAGCATCTGCCAAGGTATGAGTGCCCGCTGCGACTATATTGAACAACAAGAACCTCAGTACAAGGTATTTAACCAGGCTATGCAGCCTCAACAACAACAACAAAATAACCAGCAGAAAAATGCTGTGAAAACGAGGTTGCAGTAA
- a CDS encoding YqhV family protein codes for MAKVLSIVFAMGMLRVLSGCIELSAAALMLYFNRVETALKINAVLAMIGPTIMILVTTLGIIGISDKVSLVKMLTILCGVTLIFIGLNKL; via the coding sequence TTGGCAAAGGTTCTCTCGATCGTTTTTGCTATGGGTATGCTGCGGGTCCTTTCTGGCTGTATCGAACTTTCAGCAGCTGCTCTGATGCTTTACTTCAACCGGGTGGAAACTGCTTTAAAAATTAACGCTGTTTTGGCCATGATTGGCCCTACTATTATGATTTTAGTGACAACTCTGGGTATTATTGGTATCTCCGATAAGGTTTCACTGGTTAAAATGTTAACCATCTTATGCGGCGTTACCCTTATCTTTATTGGCCTAAATAAACTTTAA
- a CDS encoding DUF441 domain-containing protein, with protein sequence MWGETLLVILILVGVIGKAPLIATSACVLLVLKLTNLQHYFPLIERRGLELGLLFLMLSVLIPFAGGKVTPKDLKDNLLTVPGLLALLGGALATYMNGDGLRMLKYQPELLLGLVVGSIIGIVFFNGIPVGPLMAAGLTALFLKLFSIFR encoded by the coding sequence ATGTGGGGTGAAACACTGCTTGTCATCTTAATTCTGGTCGGTGTCATTGGTAAAGCTCCTCTCATCGCTACATCGGCGTGCGTCTTACTAGTCTTAAAACTAACTAACCTGCAGCATTATTTCCCGTTAATAGAACGGAGAGGCTTAGAACTGGGACTCTTGTTTTTAATGCTTTCGGTTTTAATACCTTTTGCCGGGGGAAAAGTTACGCCTAAAGACCTGAAGGATAACCTGTTGACAGTACCCGGTTTATTAGCCTTGCTGGGTGGGGCCCTGGCTACTTATATGAACGGTGACGGTTTACGGATGTTAAAATACCAGCCCGAGTTGCTTTTAGGGCTGGTGGTGGGTTCTATTATCGGCATTGTCTTTTTTAATGGTATTCCGGTAGGCCCACTAATGGCAGCGGGGCTGACAGCCTTATTCTTAAAACTGTTTAGTATTTTTCGCTAA